A genomic segment from Spinacia oleracea cultivar Varoflay chromosome 3, BTI_SOV_V1, whole genome shotgun sequence encodes:
- the LOC110795586 gene encoding PLAT domain-containing protein 3 codes for MERKPALLNVIVFLSLALVVRSAGDDDAKCVYTIYVRTGGVLKAGTDSKISLELWGRNGDGVRINDIESWGGLMGPKHDYFERSNLDVFSGLGPCLNAPVCAMRVISDGSGAHHGWYCNHIEISTTGPHVQCAQKRFKVEQWLASDAYPYELSATRNYCSDSLSKQLVPDLKSISSI; via the exons ATGGAGAGAAAGCCTGCATTGTTAAACGTCATTGTCTTCTTATCCTTGGCCTTGGTCGTTCGATCT GCGGGAGATGACGACGCAAAATGCGTGTACACCATATACGTCAGAACAGGTGGCGTCCTAAAAGCAGGAACTGACTCAAAGATCAGCCTGGAATTATGGGGCCGAAACGGCGACGGAGTAAGAATCAACGACATCGAGAGTTGGGGTGGGCTTATGGGCCCAAAACACGACTACTTCGAGAGGAGTAATTTGGACGTGTTCAGTGGGCTTGGCCCATGTCTGAATGCACCCGTTTGTGCTATGCGGGTGATTTCCGATGGATCTGGGGCTCACCATGGATGGTACTGCAACCACATTGAGATCAGCACTACCGGACCTCATGTCCAGTGCGCACAAAAGAGGTTTAAGGTTGAACAATGGCTTGCTTCTGATGCTTATCCATATGAGCTCTCTGCTACTAGAAATTACTGCTCTGATTCTCTCTCTAAACAACTTGTTCCTGATTTGAAGTCCATTTCATCCATTTGA